The segment ttgatgtatttaaaaatattacaattatattattattatttttttttttttgcatttaaaaattctggtcgtataaatatttgaacgataaaaataaataaacttttaaattccAAAGCATCAAGAGACGACCtgcagtaaataaattaataaaattatatgcgTAACCTTGTACGCGTATATATATAGCattgaaaaaaagagaaaaaacaaaGTGGAATGTCTCATTTAATTTTGCTAGttatatcatatatttaaattatcaagtgaGGCTTGATTATTGAGAGTCAATTAGTTGATACTGACCagcaacaatttttaaaaaaaaattgcaaaattattCACAGATATTATCTGACAACAACAATAAGCccttttatcatttatttgtattgattgtttaattctaattgatgaaaatctttttcgtatttttcacaaaaaaacattcaatacttttttttttttaattaaaaaaaaagccaaataaACTTCTTATTAATCTATagatacatacatacatacaaattgtttttttatattttaataattattaataaaaagctaaagCTCGTCGTACAAAATGTATCATGATCAACAAATCACGGTGAGCACAATGAGCTTGTCTTCATCTCTCTCGAAAAACacatatgaaatattaaaaatatttcatttttacatttttttttctttctatattatacttttattattcacggttcttcattatttatttaaaatttacagcAATTTtagacaaatatttaaaagaattgaaaaaaatatatttatatattttttttcttactcaATCATTTAgtaagttgttgttgttgtttgttttttttaacgcAATGtaattttacgaaaaaataaaagtaaaataataacgataataattattaataataataaaaaaataattttaatttgctgCAATAACAGCAGTAGTAGAAGttgttgatgaagatgaagaagaagatgattttttctttagtacAATGTCCTTGATGtttaaattgacttttttttttcgtggtgGTGGTACTGATTGAAGACAAAAACGTTTGAAGGCTTCTAATTCACGTTCAGCATCATCCATTTCACCATCCTCGAGGTCTATATCTTTTGGCGTGAATACGCTCTCTGTAAAATATTATCTCTCAGTATAAATAaccaattcaatttttgtaatttttattttaaattttagatacaattttctattttattttttacttctgtttttcgtaatttaaatggcctttattatttttgggagtcagtcaaataaattgtcgggaaaaaaatatatcaagactttaaaaaaaaatattgattttattaactaataattcatttatttatttttaatattgaaatttaaagtATTACtgtttatcacaaaaaaaaaaaaatagcatttacaataaaaagtttttttttttttttttgtaaattaatattatataaacatcattattttcatgagtaatgttttttttttcttcagttttttgtcaataaaattctctaataagtatataattttaaaacataattagagtatattttaaaaatttacataataaaaattaacaataagctagactttttttttatgactcgAAACGTtcgaaatattttgtaatagaAAAAGCGAATAGATAAAGaaaagatttgaaaaaaaaaaagaattacaaaatgatttatcattattccTCACCAACAAGATTCCAATCATCACCACTACTCGTACCATTTCcacgttttttctttttttttccttttccaCTTGTTGCTGTTGGTATTGTTGAAATAGCAGTTGTTGaaacatcatcatttttaaaacaactaTCTGGATTTTTAACTTTAGTTAATGTAACACTTGTACCTTTCAAATTAATACCATTTTCAGGTATTGCTTGACCATTTGCTAATTTACttatttgtatatttgcaAGTCCAGTTATACCAGTACAATCTGGTGTTAAACGACTACGTAATTCAGCAAGACTTGATGTTATCATGCCATTTGTATtgctaatattatttattgtatttattgatgtttGTGATGTTGTTGAAGTTGATATATCAccttttacaataaaatctgGTTTTGGTGATGGTGATAAACCAGCATTCATTGCTTGTTGTAAAGCTGGACTTCGTATTGTAACCATACCATTTTCAGCAACTTTTATTATTGCTGCCTGTTGTGTTGGTTCCATTTTAGGAGGTGCAGGTCCAAATGCTGGATTGCGTATTGTAACCATATTTGTTGTTGGATTATGAAGTATTTtagcattatcatcattttcaaaattatctgTAGTTTTTTGTGGCAACTGATTTGggctattcttttttttcttcttctttttactTGCTTGCtgattattatcttttgtatttcctgaaatttaaaaataaaataattatattttcattggacaagtttaaattatcattattataaatattcaagttacgtatgtatcattattttaaatgtgaaTTTATGCAAATgagacaataattttatttgaaatgaaaaaaaaaaataattaattattcacttCATGAAGCTAcgattaaaacattttttgtcgtattgaaaatttatcatttcctttaagaataaaatgtaacttttttaaaaataaatgaagttAATTAAACGAGTTTCAAGCTTCACACATTTACAACTCATCAAACTGGCCaactttttttccataaaaaaaatatattaaaattgaaagaaaaaaaaaaagtaaaacttattttaatgataaatgaaaaatatattctcacctttatcaatatttttaggtATCAAatcttgttttaattttccagTATCAACGACAATAACATTACCACCAGATTGTGAACCAGAATAATTTGATTGTACACCAGACATTGGTGCagcaattattgttgtttgtttttgtggtgcttgttgatttttaattgattgtgATTTAATTGGTAATGGCTTTGCTGGTGTATCAACTTTTGTAATTGTTATACCTGGtggtaattttaaactttcaatGTTAATCTTTGATTTACCatcatttgttttgtttacactattattattattattattattattattattattattcaatgatgAATTATCAACTGGCAATTttgtatcattaatttttttttgttttgataattgtaataaattttgattttttgtcattgatatttttttagtatcatcttgttgttttgtatttttttgtttagttaaattattatttattttaccaattaattgttgattatcaattatatttttatcattttttttatttgtttttttagatgttgcagtatttgttatattttgttgtattttactTTCAACAAGTGgctgaattttattatcttttttattattattatttttattattacttcttgttgttgattattattttgctatcttttattatattttttggtaaatcattattattaataggcCGTTTgttttcagtattttttttatcctttttagttttcttattcttttcatcaatttttattattttatcattagctttttgattattattatttttttgtacctttaatgtattttgttgttgttgttgttgttgttgttgttgttgttgttgttgttgtaatttttgtgTTGCTGTAACATctgtattatcaattttatttttctttttctttttaccagTTGTTTGCTgttcattatttttagatgGTTCTTTTGTTTGTCcattaattaatgtaaataatactTTATCTTGTGCTGGTGTTTGTCCCTTGAGTGTTATTGTAACTGTTGGCTCGGCAAGATTTGATTCCATAACTCTTTTAATTGTAACTATTTGTGGTTGTGGTTGTGGTTGctgttgttcttgttgttttatattatcatctttaatattttctttttcatcattttttttcaattgacgttttaatttttgtctttcttttttagttaatGGTACTTCAGGCAATGATTTCTCTGGTTCTTGTTGTGATGGTGGCTCAACTATTGTCGGTgacaatttttctatttcttgttttatcatcttcttacttttttttttatctttaacttCTTCAATTATCTTATTATCAAtagtaccttttttttttaattttttagaattaccATTGACCTTATTAtctgttgtatttttattattttttaattcattttgtttattttttgttgtttctttATTGTTACTAACAGCTGTagattttgttgatgatgtttcaACTGGTACTGTTGGTATTATTGATacttttggtaaatttttattatttatatttttttgtgataatgaTTTACATGAATCAACAACAGTTATTGTAACttctggtgtttttttttgcatttcaattaatttttgtttttctaattcatcttgttctttttttaataactcatcagcttttttttgtttttgtcttgctttttttttttttccatttttaatatctttaatatgtttatcattattatttggaccttcaataaatttaacaagtgaATCTAAATCccttttatcattttgattgTATTTCGAATTaccattatttgttaattttaaaattggtgCAATTGGTCTACCATGTGAATCTGTTGCAGTAAagttttgttgttgtattttatttaataattgtgtgtctaaattcattgataatgatgatgaattatctTTTGTTGCTGATTTACATTTAGCTTTctttttagttaataattgACGTAATCTTTCTCTCATTTCATGATAATTACGACTAACTTGT is part of the Aphidius gifuensis isolate YNYX2018 linkage group LG1, ASM1490517v1, whole genome shotgun sequence genome and harbors:
- the LOC122847923 gene encoding myosin-G heavy chain-like; this encodes MSHDVSKLLKPLEERHLKQFSLTWEFFNKKLYQNYIYFYEPTIRNILPSVVCQLRKPRKGKGYQILLERYLGFVDEMMRIAGLWPEKEVLIDQYSAEKVAQIMKSDVIHTINWKLNTTDEIILMDFKKKSHIPGFGITKKNVNECFKKPKLQFKIAKKSLNIQNIRSMLDVWVKRMYQIMACGTFGIDGLDLQSHLDLDYSQSTDEIIEKLKNSLSCFYFSYQVASWLVLSRPTDNTNDSDIQCSKCTELSWVSHLVVGGRNDFGECSHPILSQKSNSTTTTTVSTSTSSSPIIDECRKLIEETNKKDCQCIQFHLGEWQGTTYRGLLPFPPCLCTLDVRYLPASVCPCLREKRDFMTRKKSKVESLTDTKKNLCSVGINKNDKIKNIKNNINNKKNTNTISSSSSASSSVSSSSSSSPSPQVQMKNSTTQTPNITIDNQSNPNIICHGGKCISHGNNNTTIINDNKHMNNHRLYNHSCHKSTSIELSIKKISTNDLSHNDNNNNSGELSDSGSSHDDSCSTSSSTARDNSKHCDCCYCEVFGHGVQPAAQVSRNYHEMRERLRQLLTKKKAKCKSATKDNSSSLSMNLDTQLLNKIQQQNFTATDSHGRPIAPILKLTNNGNSKYNQNDKRDLDSLVKFIEGPNNNDKHIKDIKNGKKKKARQKQKKADELLKKEQDELEKQKLIEMQKKTPEVTITVVDSCKSLSQKNINNKNLPKVSIIPTVPVETSSTKSTAVSNNKETTKNKQNELKNNKNTTDNKVNGNSKKLKKKGTIDNKIIEEVKDKKKSKKMIKQEIEKLSPTIVEPPSQQEPEKSLPEVPLTKKERQKLKRQLKKNDEKENIKDDNIKQQEQQQPQPQPQIVTIKRVMESNLAEPTVTITLKGQTPAQDKVLFTLINGQTKEPSKNNEQQTTGKKKKKNKIDNTDNTKQQDDTKKISMTKNQNLLQLSKQKKINDTKLPVDNSSLNNNNNNNNNNNNSVNKTNDGKSKINIESLKLPPGITITKVDTPAKPLPIKSQSIKNQQAPQKQTTIIAAPMSGVQSNYSGSQSGGNVIVVDTGKLKQDLIPKNIDKGNTKDNNQQASKKKKKKKNSPNQLPQKTTDNFENDDNAKILHNPTTNMVTIRNPAFGPAPPKMEPTQQAAIIKVAENGMVTIRSPALQQAMNAGLSPSPKPDFIVKGDISTSTTSQTSINTINNISNTNGMITSSLAELRSRLTPDCTGITGLANIQISKLANGQAIPENGINLKGTSVTLTKVKNPDSCFKNDDVSTTAISTIPTATSGKGKKKKKRGNGTSSGDDWNLVESVFTPKDIDLEDGEMDDAERELEAFKRFCLQSVPPPRKKKVNLNIKDIVLKKKSSSSSSSSTTSTTAVIAAN